ACCGCCGGGCGCGACCGCCTCGGCGATCCCCCGGTAGATCGTGGCGAAGTCCGGCTGAGGGACGTGCAGGAAGCTGACCGTCACCAGGTCGAACCTGTGGTGGCCCGCGGGCCGCGGGTCGGCGAGCGCGTCGTAGAAGCCGACCTTGGTCCGGTCGCCGACGCCCTCGTCCTCCGCGTGCGCCGCGACCTTGGCCAGCGCGACCTCGGAGACGTCGACGGCGGTCACGTGCCAACCCTGCTTCGCGAGCCACACGGCGTCGCCGCCCTCGCCGCAGGCCACGTCGAGTGCGGTGCCCGGCGTCAGGTCGGCCGTCTGCTCGACCAGCCGCTGGTTGGGCCTCCCGCTCCAGACGCGGTCGGTGCCGCCGTACCTCTCGTCCCAGAAGCCGGCGGTCAGCGCGTCCCGCAGCTCGGCGAGGGTCTGGTCGTGGTGGTGCTCGTGACGGTGCATGCGAACACTGTCCCGCTTCAGGTGGACATGAAGTCAAGCGCTGCTGTGAGCAGCGCCCTGCTGCCGTGGGCGGATCCGCCTTCTCCGGCTGGCGACGGCCGCCGACAGTGGGGGTCATGAGCGACGACAACCGACCTCGCACCTTCGACGACCGAGTACGACGCGAGCTGCTCCAGCAGCGCGTGCTGGTGCTCGACGGTCCCCTCGACGACGACAACGGAGTGCTGCTGGCCAGCCAGCTGGTGGCGCTCGCCGCCGACGACCCCGGCGCCGACATCGCGCTGTGGATCCACTCCCCCGGCGGCTCGGTGCCAGCGATGCTCGCGATCCGCGACGTGATGCGGCTGGTGCCGTGCGACGTCGCGACACTCGCGCTCGGCATCGCGTGCAGCGCCGGGCAGTTCCTGCTCTCCTCGGGCACCCGCGGCAAGCGCCGGGCCCTGCCCCACGCGCGGGTCCTCATGCACCAAGGGTCCGCCGGTATCGGGGGCACCGCGGTCGACATCGAGCTCCAGGCACAGGACCTGCGCCAGACCCGCGACACGGTGCTGGCCCTGATCGCCGAGGACACCGGGCAGCCGCTGGCGCGGGTCTTCGAGGACTCGCTGCACGACCGGTGGTACTCCGCCCAGCAGGCGCTGGACTACGGCTTCGTCGACGAGATCGTGACGTCGTACGACGTCCTGGTGCCGCCCCGGCGTGCGCCCCTGGGTCTGGGGGTTCCCCGGTGAACAGCTACCTCGTGCCCAATGTGATCGCCCAGCACCCGCGCGGCGAGCGGATCATGGACGTCTACTCACACCTGCTGACCGAGCGGGTGGTCTACCTCGGCACTGCGATCGACGCCGGGGTCGCGAACTCACTGGTCGCCCAGCTGCTCCACCTCGAGGCCGACAACCCGGACCGCGACATCCAGCTCTACATCAACTGCGAGGGCGGCGACCCGAGCGCGATGCTGGCCGTGCACGACACCATGCAGTTCATCCGGCCGCAGGTCGCCACCACCTGCATCGGTCAGGCGATCGCGGTCGGCGCGGTGCTGCTGGCATCGGGCGCGGCCGGCAAGCGGTCCGCGCTCCCCCACGCCCGGGTCGTCCTGCACCAGCCGGCCGCCCAGGGCCGCGGCGCCATCCCCGACCTGATCCTGCAGGCCGACGAGGTGGTGCGGGTGCGCGCCGACATCGAGCAGATCCTGTCGCGGCACACCGGCCAGGACACCGCGACGCTGCGCGCCGACACCGACCACGACCGGGTGTTCACGGCGGCCGGTGCGCGGGAGTACGGGCTGATCGACCACCTGATCGAGGAGCGCGGACCCGCGATGATCACCGGGGCGACGGGTCAGGCGGCGAGCGCCAGGGCGTAGGCGCCGCCGACCGCGGCCGGCGCGACGAGCGGCTGCAGGTCGCCGGCGACGGAGGTGGTGAGGTCGAGCAGCGTCGTACCGAGGGCGCCGAGGACGGCGGCGATCATCTCGCTGCTCGGCTCCTTGACGCCGCGCTCGATCTCCGAGAGGTACTGCGGCGAGATGCCGGCCCGGCCCGCGGTCTCGGTCAGCGTCTCGCCGCGCTCGCGGCGCAGGTCGCGCAGCCGTCGTCCCACCAGGTCCCGCCACAGCGGCTCCGCCGCGTTCTGCTCCTCGGCCATGCCTCATCGTAGGTCGGCCGAGCGGCCCGCCCGGGGTGTCCGTGGAGAGTTCTGCTCTGAGCAGAAGGGTGCCCCCGCTGGGACTCGAACCCAGACTGCGCCCCTTTTAAGGGGGCTTCCTCTGCCATTGGGATACGGGGGCGATACCTGCGGGGCGGACCTACAGGTAGGTCTGGCGAGGATAGATCGCGTGCGCACCGGCCACCCGGTCGAGGAACAGGAACCCGTCGGTGTGGTCGATCTCGTGCTGCAGCGCCCGTGCCTCGAACGCATCGGTCGCGAACGACACCGGCTCGCCGCTGCCCGGCAGCAGGCCGCGGACGGTCAGGCGCGAGGCGCGCTTCACGTCGCCGGTGAGGTCGGGGACGCTCATACAGCCCTCGCGGGCCTTCTCGTTGCGACTGGACTCGACGACCTCGGCGTTGCACAGCACGAAGGTGCCGTGTTGCGTGCGGGTCTTGGGGTGCTCGGTGACGTCGACGCAGAACATCCGCACGCCCACGCCGACCTGGTTGGCCGCGAGGCCGACGCAGCCCGGGCTGACCCGCATGGTGGCGACGAGGTCCGCGGCGAGCTGGACGATGTCGGCGGCGGTCGGGTCGACGTCGGCGCCGCGGGCCGAGAGCACCCCCTCCGGAGCGCGTACGACGGCCCGCACCCGGCCCCCGACCCCGAGCTCGGTCTCGGACCAGCCCGCGACCCGCGCGCTGCCGGCGTCGAGGTTCACAGCTCGTCGGCCTCGGCGGGGCGCAGGGTGGCGGTGACGCCGACCCGCTCGGCGCAGGCGCGGATGGCGACCTCGACGGCGGCGACGTCGGCGTCGGCCGGCAGGTCGAGCTCGGCGACGAGCAGGTAGAGGTCGCCGGCGAGGCGGGTGGTGAGGTCGGTGATGTTGCCGCCGGCCGCGGCGACCTCGGCGACGACGGCCGACACGATGCCCGATCGGTCGCCACCGTGGACGGTGAGCACCCACGCGGTGCCACCGGCGGCGGGCATGGGCCGGTCGGTGACGGGACGTACGGCGACGTCGAGGTCGCCGGCAGCGAGCGGGGCGAGGGCCAGTTCGATGGCGGCCGCGTCCGAGCCGCCGCGGCACAGCAGCATCATCGCGAAGTGCCCCCGCAGCAGGGTCATCGTGGAGTCCTCGATGTTGAGCCCGAGCTCTGCGAGGCCGGCCGTCGTGGCAGCGATGATGCCGGGCCGGTCGGGCCCGAGAACGGTGACGGCGTGCAGGTCGGTGCTCACCTGCCCATCATCCCAGCCTGTCGGGCTCCTCCCCGTCGCCGGCCTCCGGATCGGGCACCGGGTGCTCGGCGAGCACGTCGGCCATCCGCGCACGGGCACCCTCGAGCCGGGACGAGACGGCCGCCGCGGCCCAGGTGAGGTCGGCGATCGCCTCGGTCACCTCGTCGCACAGCTCGGTGGCGCGTTCGAGGACCAGGCGCGCCTCGGACCTGATCTCGCTCGCGGTGTGCTCGGCCCGCGTGGTCGCGTCGGCGACGTAGTGCCGGGCGGTCTCCTCGGCCTCGGTCATCGAGGTGCGCAGTGCCTCCGCGCGGATCACGTCGGCGTCGAGCGCGGCCGCCTCCGCGAGGTCGGCGACGAGGGCGTCGACCTTGAGCCGCCGTTCGGCCGCCCACTCGGCGACCTCCACGCGGGTGCGCTCGGCGGCGTCGCGCGCCTCGAGCACGATGGACTCGGCTGCCTGGCTGGCCTCGTCGCGCACCTGGCCGGCCAGCGCGAGGATCGCCTGGGCGTCGCGGTGGGCCTCACGGGTGGCACGCAGGGTCGCGGCGTGCTGGTCGGGCCCGGCCCGCAGCCCGCCCTCGTCTTCGGATCGACTGGACACGTGTCACTAGTGCGCGCACCCGGGCGTTTGATCCACGACGCGGCACAAAACCCTCAGTCCCGCCCCACGTAGCGGAAGCCACCCCAGTAGTACGGGTGCGGGAACCGCCGGGCCACCGCGCGCCGGGCGACGCGCAGCGCGACGGACGGAGCGGTCCCCTGGGCGAGAGCCCGGTAGAAGTGCGTCATCAGCTCCAGGGTCACCTCGTCGTCGACCGCCCACAGCGCCGCGACCACGCCCTTCGCACCCGCCGCGAGGCAGGCCGGCACCAGTCCGACCTCCTCGGCGGTGTAGTCGGGCGAGCGTCCCGAGGAGCACGCGCTCAGCACCACGACCGCTCCCTCGAGCGGGACCGCACCGGCGACGACGTCACGGGCCTGCAGCCAGCCGTCGGCGAGCCGGAGCCCCGACGAGAGCGGGTCGTCGGGGCGGAAGACGCCGTGGCACGCGAAGTGCACGACGTCGGCCGCGGCCGTGCGGTCGGCGAGTGCCTCCTTGGTGGCGCCGGCACCGACCAGGGCGTCGGCGGCCGGGAGTGCGCGCAGGATCATCTCGGCCTCGTCGGCGATCGAGGGCGCGTTCTCGTCGGGTACGGCGACCACGAGCGCCGACAGCGAGGACGCCACGGACGCCGTACCGACGGGCTCGGGCGGGGCGGCCGGCCGCGCCAGGTGCGCGTACCAGGGACCGACCTCGTCGAGCAGCGCGTCGAAGGGGACGGCGTGCAGGTGTCGGTGGCCCACGACGTGGATCCGGTCGTCGAGGTCGTCGAGCAGGTCCACGACCGGAGCGAGGAGCAGGTCGAAGAGGCCGTCGAGTGCGGCCGACGTCGCGAACCCGGTCGGTCCGCGATAGCCCGGTGCCATCAGCGTGCACTCCTGCTGCCATGCGTTGACCAGGCGGCGGGTGCCCTCCGTGGCGCTGGTCAGCACCCGGGCGTCCACGTGCCCGTCCCGCACGACGAACACGACGATGTCGTCGCCCGTGACGTGGAACTCGACGAGCAGGCCGCTCGGCACGTGCGGCAGCACCTCGCCGGCGTGCTCCTCCGGCCGCGGGGGCTCGACGGGGACGAGCGTGTCGGAGAGCACCGCCTCCAGTCGCCGTCGCTGGTGCTCGGCGGCGCCGGGAGCTCCCGCGGCCCCCACCGTACGGCGCCCCGGCAGCGCCACCCTGATCCGCTTGGCGGCGCGCGCCCGGCGCAGCGCCTCGACCCGGCCCGCGTGGTCGCCCTGCTCGAGCAGCAGCAGGATGAGCTCCTCGCCGGCGGCGGTGAGCGACGGACACACCACGCTCCCGCGCTGGCCCAGCCGCTGCTCCCACCCCCGGCCGACGTCCAGCGCGCGGCGCAGCAGCGCGACGGCCTGAGGGACCCGGCCGGTACGGCGCTCGTGGCGGGCCCGGGCGACGAGCACGTCGACCTCCAGCTCGGGGATCCCGACCTGGGCGGCGCGTCGGTCCGCCTCGTCGAGCAGCGCGACGGCGGTGTCCAGGTCGGCTGCGCGGGCCGCGGCGAGGCGGGCCTGCACACCGACGGACGGCGGGGTGTCGGCCTCCTCGGCCGCGAGGACCCGCTCGCAGGCGGCGCGACAGGCGCCGGGGTCGCCGAGGGCCCAGGCCACCTCGGCCCGGAGCAGCCAGGTCCGCAGCCCCATGTGCCTGCTGCCGCACTCGCCGAAGAGCCGCTCGGCGACCTCGAGCTCGGCCGCGGCGGCGCGCCACCTGCCCCACCCGAGCGAGGCCTGGGCGCTCGCGAACGCGGCCCGGGCGGAGTACTCCACCGCACCGATCCGCACGAAGGCCTCCTCGGCCGCGCAGGCCTCGGCGTGCGCCTCGGCGGCGAAGCCGGCGCGCAGCAGGGCTCCGGAGCGGACCAGGGCGTGGAAGGCAACGTGCCACTGGGCCGTGGACCCGTCGGGCACGACGCAGTCGAGCACCTCGAGCGCCCGGGCGACCTGCCCGGTCGCGGAGTACGCCTCCGCGACCCGGATCGCGACGGACGCGGCGCGGTCGTGGTGGCCGGAGGCGGCGTAGGCCCGCCGGGAGCGGTTGAGCTCCAGGAGGGCGTTGTGGGTGAGGCCGGCGTCGAGCGCGGCGAGCCCACGGCGGTGCTGGACGCGCGCGATGCTGTCGGCGTCGGCCAGGGCGGCGAAGAGGTTCTCGGCCGCGTCGTACTGGCGCAGAGCGTCGGCGGACTCGCCGCGCCCGGCCCTCGCGTCGGCGAGCTGGCGCTGGACGAGCGCACCGATGTGGGACACCCGGCTGTCGCGCCGGGTGACCTGGTGGAGCTCGGTCTGCAGCCTCAGCAGGCCGGCCTCGGCCGCGTCGTACTCGCCGACCAGCAGCTGCACCTCGAACCCGCCGGCAGCGGCCCGGGCGGCCTCGACCGGCTCGCCCGCGGCGAGCCAGCTGCGGCGTGCGGCGCGGTAGGCGGTGGCGGCGACGCCGAGCTCCCCGCCGGCGACGGCGAGGTCGCCGCGCAGCTGGTGGAGCGACGCCGTCCGGGCGACGTCACGCTGGCCCTGCAGGCCGGACTCGGCCAGGTCGAGCAGGTCGGTGCAGCGCTGCGCGTCGCGGTGGAGCCAGTGCTGCGCCTCACCCAGGAGGTCGTCGATGTCGCCCCCGGCGCTGGCCGGTAGGCAGTTCCCGAGACTCACGACCCGGCGTCAGGGACGGAGGTCGAGCGTGGCGCGGACCTGGGCGGGTCCCGATGTCAGCCAGAGCTCGTCGACCCCGACGGGCACGCCGCGGGCCTCGAACCGGCCGTCGGGCGTGGACCGGACCGCGCGCCGCAGGTCACCGCGCTCGAGGAACGCGAGGTCGAGACCGCCGCTGCCGGGCGGGAGCATGATCAGCCCCTGCACGTCGACCTCGCCGACGGCCGAGGCCGTGGCGTCCAGCACGAACCTGCCCAGCTCGCAGTCGAAGGCGAGGTGGACGCCGCCGTCGCCGAGGGAGCGCACGCCGACGGCACCGAGCTGGGAGCGGGTGTCGTGGAGCAGCGCGGCCTCGGTCCAGTCCCGGCCGTGCCCGGGCCGGTGCAGCTGGTCGAAGACGGCCCGCAGCCGCGACCCGAGCTCGGGCGGGCGCTGGGCGAGGGGCATCGAGGCCGCCCCGTCGACGAACTCGAGGATCCACTCGACGCTCTCGAGGGTCGAGGGGTCGCCGACGGCGACGTACGACGCGAGCTCCTCGGCCGCGTCGGTGGCGAGCCGGCCGTCGAGCCAGTCGATCAGCTCGGTGAAGGTGGGCCGCGCGGTCATCATGACTCCTCCCCCATGATCACGCGCAGCTTGTCGAGGCACCGGCCGCGCAGGGGGCCGATGCCACCGATCGAGCGGCCGAAGCGCTCGGCGATCTCGGCGTAGCTCGGCGCCTCCGGCTCGAAGTAGAGGGCGAGGAGCAGCTCGCGGCAGGTGCCGCCGAGGGTGGACAGCGCGTCGTGGAGCGCCGTCGTCGTGGCCCAGTCCGCGAACGGGTCGCTCACGTCGTCCGGGGTGACCTCGACCGGCGTCGTACGCCGGCTCAGGTTGCGCGAGCGCCAGGCCTGCCGGCGGGCGACGGTCATCAGCCAGGAGGCGAGCTTCTCGTCGTCGCGGAGCCGGTCGAGGGCATCGATGAGGGCCACGAAGGTGGCCTGGGTGACGTCGGCGGCGTCCTCGGCGCCGAGGCCGTTGCGCAGGGCGACGGTGTAGACCAGTCGCTCGTAGCGGCTGACCAGCTCGTTCCAGGCCTCCGAGTCACGGCGGCGGCAGCGGACGAGAAGGTCGGAGTCGGTGACGACCTCGCTGTGGCGAGGCTGCGTGCTGGCACCACGGCCGGTGGGCCGTAGCTCGGTGGCGCGAGCTGGTTGCTCGCTCAATGACGTCATTTCGGGTCCCCAAGAGAGTTGGTTGGAACGCCCCACACGTTCCGGAATATGGGAGTGCCCACGCTCGTACAACAGCGATCCGCCCGAGAGAGCCGGTCGGACCCACGGCGCTGGTCCTCGGGTCGTCTTGGGACGATAGGTGGCTCCGCGCGGCCTCGACAAGGGGGGCCTAAGTCCCTCCACAACCCGGTCGGATCAGATCGGGTGCCTGCGCGCACCAGTGCTGCGTGACCACATCCCGACCTGCCGGCGACCTCCCGGAGACGGCTCCGGACGCCCGCGTCGACGAGGTCTGGCCGCCCCGTCGGGCCTCGTCACGGACGGGCCCGGGGACGGCGGCGCGGTGCGTGCGACCGGGCGGATCCGGCTCCCACGCCCGCGGTCCTCCCGGCCACGACGCCTTGCCCCGCCCCTCACGCGGGCTTGACCCGAAGACGTTCCGCAAATTGCCAAGATGTGACAACCTCAATGGCAACAGTGAGCCGGCGCCCCGAGAACGCCGGCCACGCCCCTCACAAGGAGAACTCCGAAATGAAGACTCGCAAGATCCTCGCCGCCACCGCCGCCGCCCTCGCCGCGACCCTCGCCGTCTCGCTGGGCGCGCCCGCCTCGAACGGCTCGGTCGTGATGGCGACGCGCCCCGGCGGCTGCTGCTGACGACGAATCAGTAGGTCGTGGCGACGCCGTGCTCGGCGTCCTGGCGAGGACGCCGTGCCCGACTGTCGCGTTCGCGCACACGTAGACCACTGGCACTCGCCGCCGCCTTGAAGGCGCGGTGGGCGCCGGCATCGTCGCCGAGTGCGTCGTAGAGCTCGGCGAGCTCGCACCAGGCCTGGGCGACCCACCTGTCCACCTCGGTCTGGGCGGCGAGCAGGTCGCGAGCCTCGCCACAGACGGTGAGCGCCTCGTCCTCGCGGCCGAGCTCGACGAGCGCCTCCGCGTGGGCCAGGGCGGCCTCGGCGGCACCCAGGGAGACCTGTCCGGGATTGGCCGCGCGGGCGGTGATGGCCACGTCGAGCGCTTTCTCGGGCTGGCCGTCGAGGACCAGCGCGTGGGCCAGCACCACCTCGGCCCACGCGATCTCTGCCATCGATGCGCTGGTGCTGCGCAGCTCCTCGTGGGCCCGCTCGAGCTGGACGAGCGCGCCCGAAGGGTCCGGCACGTCGAGCTCGAGCCGCAACCGGCCGAGCTCGACCCGCAACCGGGCGAGGTTGCGCGTGTCCTGGCCCTCACCCAGCAGCGCGAGCGCGCGGGTCGCGAGGGTGAGGGCGGGCTGGGTCTGACCGCGCTCGGAGTAGGCGATGCTCGCGTTCCAGTACGCGGCGCTGCGCGCGGCGGGCGACGCCATCTCCTCGGCCAGCTCGATCGCCTCGGCGCAGATCCGGGTGGCCCGGTTCAGGTCGCCGCGCCCCATGTAGGACATCGCCACCGTCATGGCGAGCTGCACTGCCTCGTCGGTGCGCTCGAGGCCGCTGGCCACGATGTCGGGCCGGATCCGGTCGCCGACCTCGATGGCCAGCGCCAGGTCACCCGCTTCGCGGTAGCAGCGGCTCAGCGCGATGCCGCACTTGATCGCCTCGATCCCGTCGACATCGGCGAGCAGCGCCTCGTACTCGCGGATCGCGTCGTCGAGCTGACCCATCGCCTCCAGCGAGCGAGCCACGACGAAGCGGCCGCGGGACTTCAGCTCGTCGAGCGAGACCCCCTCGGCGCGGGCGAGCGCAGCGCGGGCCTGGTGCTCGGCGTCGACCGCCTCACCGTTCTCGAGGGCGAGCTCGGCATAGCTCAGGCCGAGCCGGATCTCGTCGACCTCCTCCTCGGAGGCGCCGGCCAGCAGCTCGCCGACCTCCATGCCGAGCCGCTCGCTGACCACGCTCAGCGCGGCGAGGGTCGGGCGGCGGTTGCCGGACTCGATGCGGGACACGTAGCCGACCGAGTAGGCCTCCCCGGCCAGGTCCGCCTGGCTCAGTCCCTGGGCCACCCGGGCTGCGCG
The genomic region above belongs to Nocardioides sp. QY071 and contains:
- a CDS encoding ATP-dependent Clp protease proteolytic subunit — its product is MSDDNRPRTFDDRVRRELLQQRVLVLDGPLDDDNGVLLASQLVALAADDPGADIALWIHSPGGSVPAMLAIRDVMRLVPCDVATLALGIACSAGQFLLSSGTRGKRRALPHARVLMHQGSAGIGGTAVDIELQAQDLRQTRDTVLALIAEDTGQPLARVFEDSLHDRWYSAQQALDYGFVDEIVTSYDVLVPPRRAPLGLGVPR
- a CDS encoding class I SAM-dependent methyltransferase, with product MHRHEHHHDQTLAELRDALTAGFWDERYGGTDRVWSGRPNQRLVEQTADLTPGTALDVACGEGGDAVWLAKQGWHVTAVDVSEVALAKVAAHAEDEGVGDRTKVGFYDALADPRPAGHHRFDLVTVSFLHVPQPDFATIYRGIAEAVAPGGRLLVTAHHPDDVTTGARHDHGPGLMFEPDRVLAALGADQPDSVWEVEVADTPVREQATPDGPLLVRDTVVRLRRRT
- a CDS encoding ACT domain-containing protein; translation: MSTDLHAVTVLGPDRPGIIAATTAGLAELGLNIEDSTMTLLRGHFAMMLLCRGGSDAAAIELALAPLAAGDLDVAVRPVTDRPMPAAGGTAWVLTVHGGDRSGIVSAVVAEVAAAGGNITDLTTRLAGDLYLLVAELDLPADADVAAVEVAIRACAERVGVTATLRPAEADEL
- a CDS encoding sigma-70 family RNA polymerase sigma factor, translating into MTSLSEQPARATELRPTGRGASTQPRHSEVVTDSDLLVRCRRRDSEAWNELVSRYERLVYTVALRNGLGAEDAADVTQATFVALIDALDRLRDDEKLASWLMTVARRQAWRSRNLSRRTTPVEVTPDDVSDPFADWATTTALHDALSTLGGTCRELLLALYFEPEAPSYAEIAERFGRSIGGIGPLRGRCLDKLRVIMGEES
- a CDS encoding peptide deformylase, giving the protein MNLDAGSARVAGWSETELGVGGRVRAVVRAPEGVLSARGADVDPTAADIVQLAADLVATMRVSPGCVGLAANQVGVGVRMFCVDVTEHPKTRTQHGTFVLCNAEVVESSRNEKAREGCMSVPDLTGDVKRASRLTVRGLLPGSGEPVSFATDAFEARALQHEIDHTDGFLFLDRVAGAHAIYPRQTYL
- a CDS encoding helix-turn-helix transcriptional regulator, coding for MAEEQNAAEPLWRDLVGRRLRDLRRERGETLTETAGRAGISPQYLSEIERGVKEPSSEMIAAVLGALGTTLLDLTTSVAGDLQPLVAPAAVGGAYALALAA
- a CDS encoding ATP-dependent Clp protease proteolytic subunit, giving the protein MNSYLVPNVIAQHPRGERIMDVYSHLLTERVVYLGTAIDAGVANSLVAQLLHLEADNPDRDIQLYINCEGGDPSAMLAVHDTMQFIRPQVATTCIGQAIAVGAVLLASGAAGKRSALPHARVVLHQPAAQGRGAIPDLILQADEVVRVRADIEQILSRHTGQDTATLRADTDHDRVFTAAGAREYGLIDHLIEERGPAMITGATGQAASARA
- a CDS encoding helix-turn-helix transcriptional regulator, whose translation is MSHIDARWAHMLGTVDPAVLGSRVRAARVAQGLSQADLAGEAYSVGYVSRIESGNRRPTLAALSVVSERLGMEVGELLAGASEEEVDEIRLGLSYAELALENGEAVDAEHQARAALARAEGVSLDELKSRGRFVVARSLEAMGQLDDAIREYEALLADVDGIEAIKCGIALSRCYREAGDLALAIEVGDRIRPDIVASGLERTDEAVQLAMTVAMSYMGRGDLNRATRICAEAIELAEEMASPAARSAAYWNASIAYSERGQTQPALTLATRALALLGEGQDTRNLARLRVELGRLRLELDVPDPSGALVQLERAHEELRSTSASMAEIAWAEVVLAHALVLDGQPEKALDVAITARAANPGQVSLGAAEAALAHAEALVELGREDEALTVCGEARDLLAAQTEVDRWVAQAWCELAELYDALGDDAGAHRAFKAAASASGLRVRERDSRARRPRQDAEHGVATTY
- a CDS encoding CHAT domain-containing protein, with the translated sequence MSLGNCLPASAGGDIDDLLGEAQHWLHRDAQRCTDLLDLAESGLQGQRDVARTASLHQLRGDLAVAGGELGVAATAYRAARRSWLAAGEPVEAARAAAGGFEVQLLVGEYDAAEAGLLRLQTELHQVTRRDSRVSHIGALVQRQLADARAGRGESADALRQYDAAENLFAALADADSIARVQHRRGLAALDAGLTHNALLELNRSRRAYAASGHHDRAASVAIRVAEAYSATGQVARALEVLDCVVPDGSTAQWHVAFHALVRSGALLRAGFAAEAHAEACAAEEAFVRIGAVEYSARAAFASAQASLGWGRWRAAAAELEVAERLFGECGSRHMGLRTWLLRAEVAWALGDPGACRAACERVLAAEEADTPPSVGVQARLAAARAADLDTAVALLDEADRRAAQVGIPELEVDVLVARARHERRTGRVPQAVALLRRALDVGRGWEQRLGQRGSVVCPSLTAAGEELILLLLEQGDHAGRVEALRRARAAKRIRVALPGRRTVGAAGAPGAAEHQRRRLEAVLSDTLVPVEPPRPEEHAGEVLPHVPSGLLVEFHVTGDDIVVFVVRDGHVDARVLTSATEGTRRLVNAWQQECTLMAPGYRGPTGFATSAALDGLFDLLLAPVVDLLDDLDDRIHVVGHRHLHAVPFDALLDEVGPWYAHLARPAAPPEPVGTASVASSLSALVVAVPDENAPSIADEAEMILRALPAADALVGAGATKEALADRTAAADVVHFACHGVFRPDDPLSSGLRLADGWLQARDVVAGAVPLEGAVVVLSACSSGRSPDYTAEEVGLVPACLAAGAKGVVAALWAVDDEVTLELMTHFYRALAQGTAPSVALRVARRAVARRFPHPYYWGGFRYVGRD